From Kangiella sp. TOML190, one genomic window encodes:
- a CDS encoding AMP-binding protein, with protein MEAVWFKNYPSQVEQSIDLSQYQNLGDILQESTEQYPDNPAVSNLGITLSYKELDQKSEQFAAYLQQELGMQKGDKLALMMPNLLQYPIALYGALKLGIVIVNVNPLYTPRELKHQLTDSGADAILILENFANTLDEVIDEVNLKHVILTKVGDACPQPKRFIVNFVVKHLKKMVPSHKVSGISFVDALKKGATLTFKPVTVTQDDIAFLQYTGGTTGVSKGAILSHKNMVANLLQTDAWMRPFLKLGQETIITALPLYHIFSLTVNCLLFSKAGGHSILITNPRDMKDFCKTLKQYPFTIITGVNTLFNGLANTADFKALDFSQLRLAIGGGMAVQQSVSDLWQKVTGVPILEGYGLTETSPVVSMNPLNAGKYSGTIGLPVPNTDVEIRDDNLQSLGFNEAGELWIKGPQVMEGYLNRPEETAKVLDKDGWLATGDMATIDQEGYLRIVDRKKDMILVSGFNVYPNEIEDVIALHPGVLEVAAIGEPDEVKGEVVKICVVKKDPNLDEEELIAHCRDHLTGYKIPKVVEFYDELPKSNVGKILRKELRK; from the coding sequence ATGGAAGCCGTTTGGTTCAAAAATTATCCTTCTCAAGTAGAGCAATCAATCGATTTATCTCAATACCAAAACCTTGGTGACATTTTGCAAGAGAGCACTGAGCAGTATCCAGATAATCCTGCCGTATCCAATTTAGGGATAACTTTGAGCTATAAAGAACTGGATCAAAAATCAGAACAGTTCGCCGCTTACTTGCAACAAGAATTGGGCATGCAAAAGGGTGACAAGCTAGCGTTGATGATGCCGAACTTGTTGCAATATCCGATTGCGCTATACGGAGCTTTAAAATTAGGCATCGTTATCGTTAATGTGAATCCGCTGTACACTCCGCGAGAGTTAAAACACCAACTGACTGATAGCGGCGCTGACGCAATTTTAATTTTAGAAAATTTTGCGAATACTTTGGATGAAGTGATCGATGAAGTTAATTTGAAGCATGTCATATTAACCAAGGTTGGTGATGCTTGCCCCCAACCCAAGCGTTTTATCGTCAACTTTGTGGTTAAGCACCTCAAAAAAATGGTGCCAAGCCATAAGGTTTCTGGCATTTCTTTTGTTGATGCCTTAAAAAAGGGTGCCACGCTAACCTTTAAACCTGTTACCGTAACCCAAGATGACATCGCATTTTTACAATATACCGGCGGCACCACTGGGGTATCGAAAGGCGCTATTTTAAGTCACAAAAACATGGTGGCCAATTTGCTGCAAACCGATGCTTGGATGCGACCATTTTTAAAGTTAGGCCAAGAAACCATTATTACCGCATTGCCGCTGTACCATATTTTTTCGCTCACCGTGAATTGTCTGTTATTTTCAAAGGCGGGCGGTCATAGCATCCTGATCACTAATCCTCGTGACATGAAGGACTTTTGTAAAACCTTAAAACAGTATCCTTTTACCATCATCACTGGCGTTAACACTTTGTTTAATGGTTTAGCCAATACTGCTGACTTTAAAGCATTGGATTTCAGCCAACTGCGATTGGCGATCGGCGGTGGCATGGCGGTACAGCAGTCGGTGTCTGATTTATGGCAAAAGGTGACAGGTGTTCCAATTTTAGAAGGTTATGGATTGACAGAAACATCTCCTGTTGTCAGCATGAATCCATTAAATGCAGGCAAGTATAGTGGAACTATTGGTTTGCCAGTTCCGAATACGGATGTTGAGATACGTGATGATAATTTGCAATCACTTGGGTTTAACGAAGCTGGCGAACTTTGGATTAAAGGACCTCAGGTCATGGAAGGCTACCTCAATCGACCTGAAGAGACCGCAAAGGTTTTGGATAAAGATGGCTGGTTAGCCACTGGCGATATGGCAACCATCGATCAAGAAGGCTACCTAAGAATCGTTGATCGTAAAAAAGACATGATTTTAGTGTCGGGTTTTAACGTCTACCCCAATGAAATTGAAGATGTGATTGCTTTGCATCCTGGGGTGCTCGAGGTTGCAGCCATTGGTGAACCCGACGAAGTAAAAGGTGAGGTGGTTAAGATTTGTGTGGTGAAAAAAGATCCTAACTTGGATGAAGAAGAACTGATTGCCCACTGCCGTGACCATTTAACCGGTTATAAGATCCCCAAAGTCGTGGAATTTTATGATGAATTACCTAAGTCAAATGTAGGAAAAATATTGCGGAAAGAGCTAAGAAAGTAA
- a CDS encoding MotA/TolQ/ExbB proton channel family protein — MLATSSSTGMLLDLLKAGGWTMVPIILCSLIAMGIIIERFWSLRKDSILPKHLVAQVWTWIKNGQFDKSKMRDLKNSSALGEVLTAGLLNHQFGREAMKASINEAGRGIVIRLERFLNTLGSIALVAPLLGLLGTVIGMIKVFTVIRLEGVGNADALAGGISEALITTAAGMAVAIPTVVLHRYFSRKVEELVTEMEQEALKMVDVLHGEREIFTGA, encoded by the coding sequence ATGCTAGCCACATCAAGCTCAACGGGTATGTTGCTCGATTTGTTAAAAGCCGGCGGTTGGACCATGGTTCCGATCATTTTATGCTCTTTGATTGCTATGGGGATCATCATTGAGCGCTTTTGGTCTTTGCGCAAAGACAGTATTTTACCTAAGCATTTGGTAGCTCAAGTTTGGACTTGGATAAAAAACGGTCAGTTTGATAAGTCAAAAATGCGTGATTTAAAAAACAGCTCTGCCTTAGGCGAGGTGTTAACGGCAGGGCTGTTGAACCACCAATTTGGGCGCGAAGCGATGAAAGCCAGTATTAACGAAGCAGGGCGTGGCATCGTGATTCGGCTTGAACGCTTTCTTAACACCTTAGGCTCGATTGCATTAGTAGCACCGCTATTGGGTTTATTAGGTACAGTTATTGGCATGATTAAGGTGTTTACCGTCATTCGCTTAGAAGGGGTTGGCAATGCCGATGCGCTGGCCGGTGGTATTTCAGAAGCTTTGATTACCACCGCTGCGGGCATGGCGGTTGCTATTCCGACGGTGGTTTTGCACCGTTATTTTAGTCGTAAAGTCGAAGAGTTGGTCACCGAAATGGAGCAGGAAGCCTTGAAAATGGTGGATGTTCTGCATGGTGAGCGCGAAATCTTTACTGGAGCCTAA
- the rnd gene encoding ribonuclease D: MENFKLQEHGESLKVKFIRNVANLSELAEQWLQQEVIAVDTEFDRTNTYFHNLALIQLYDGNKVYLIDPLELQDLSPLKAVFASKTLIKTLHSCSEDLEALFNSYQFSFNSVFDTQIAASFAGFGLTLGYSNLVDITQGLTLDKQQTQTDWLQRPLSQEQLTYAAQDVQFLLPAYYQLRDKLLIAGHFDFVIQDAQSVFEAVSCPENFDAYYIRVKGAFKLNAKQLNRLKLIVSWREQLARLNNIPKTFIFRDHQLVEICLKAQPKTSDLLAVGCHRASIRRYGSELLALIEQADKMPPDEYPEPIIAFHKLPQAKPIVKQLKQKAAIIAEQESIPAGVLVNNRLLEYYVSLKLKKPNRPNRFWNKWRKSLLSEAFEATCSELASS; encoded by the coding sequence TTGGAGAATTTTAAATTACAAGAGCACGGAGAGTCGCTCAAGGTCAAATTTATTCGTAACGTCGCTAATTTGTCGGAACTGGCAGAGCAGTGGTTGCAGCAAGAAGTTATTGCGGTAGATACAGAATTTGATCGAACCAATACCTATTTTCATAATTTGGCGTTAATTCAGCTGTATGATGGCAATAAGGTTTATCTGATTGATCCATTGGAACTGCAGGATCTTTCGCCACTCAAAGCCGTGTTTGCATCCAAAACACTGATCAAAACCCTGCATAGTTGTAGCGAAGATCTGGAAGCGCTTTTCAATAGTTACCAATTTAGTTTTAATTCGGTTTTCGATACCCAAATCGCAGCTTCTTTTGCGGGTTTTGGCTTAACTTTAGGCTATTCAAACTTAGTTGACATTACCCAAGGGCTGACTTTAGACAAGCAACAGACTCAAACCGATTGGCTGCAAAGACCGCTTAGCCAAGAGCAACTCACTTATGCGGCGCAAGATGTGCAATTTCTACTCCCAGCTTATTATCAATTACGCGACAAACTATTAATTGCGGGGCATTTTGATTTCGTTATTCAGGACGCGCAAAGCGTCTTTGAAGCGGTATCCTGTCCGGAAAATTTTGATGCCTACTATATTCGAGTTAAGGGCGCCTTTAAACTAAACGCAAAACAATTAAATCGGCTTAAGCTAATTGTTAGCTGGCGCGAACAACTGGCTCGATTAAACAATATCCCTAAAACGTTTATCTTTCGCGATCATCAGCTGGTCGAAATATGCCTTAAAGCCCAACCAAAAACCTCAGATCTGCTCGCCGTAGGCTGCCATAGAGCGAGTATTCGGCGCTATGGTAGCGAACTGCTGGCGCTTATCGAACAAGCAGATAAAATGCCGCCCGATGAATACCCAGAGCCTATTATTGCGTTTCACAAACTCCCGCAAGCTAAACCGATAGTAAAGCAGCTCAAACAAAAAGCCGCTATAATAGCAGAGCAAGAATCCATTCCAGCTGGAGTTTTGGTCAATAATCGTTTGCTGGAATATTATGTGTCATTAAAATTGAAAAAGCCCAATCGGCCTAATCGTTTTTGGAATAAATGGCGAAAATCTTTATTAAGCGAAGCGTTTGAGGCGACTTGCTCTGAACTGGCCTCAAGTTAG
- a CDS encoding alpha/beta fold hydrolase, with translation MQFTFDREYQLQVKQKKISVIEWGDPDLPAVLCMHGWLDNAASFHYLAPYLKHKYRLIAFEVPGHGQSEHLSVDADYQFVSGLSTIDAVLNTLNIEQCQVIGHSMGGALALLYAGVVSDRFSKLALIDSLGALTTPAQDTVKQLSEAIEDRRKVRGNKRYFPDLESAAKAREQVSELDWQTLYPLIERGVMRTLKGFQWSSDARLKQASWLRMTEEQHDAILQQVKAKVLLLMAKSGLIRQFPYQRRLANIADHELIEVEGGHHFHMQYPEETAHLIQQFLD, from the coding sequence ATGCAATTTACCTTCGATAGAGAATACCAACTCCAAGTTAAACAAAAAAAAATCTCCGTTATCGAGTGGGGCGATCCTGACCTTCCAGCGGTTTTGTGCATGCACGGTTGGCTCGATAACGCCGCCAGCTTTCACTATCTAGCGCCTTATCTGAAACATAAATACCGTTTAATTGCTTTTGAAGTCCCCGGGCATGGCCAATCAGAACACCTTTCTGTAGATGCAGATTACCAATTTGTTTCCGGTTTATCGACCATTGACGCGGTGCTCAATACTTTAAATATTGAGCAGTGCCAAGTAATAGGACATTCGATGGGTGGCGCTTTGGCGCTATTATACGCTGGGGTGGTTAGCGATCGCTTTAGTAAATTGGCGCTGATAGACTCTCTCGGCGCGCTAACAACGCCAGCACAAGATACGGTCAAGCAATTAAGCGAAGCGATTGAAGATCGTCGAAAAGTGCGTGGGAATAAACGCTATTTCCCGGATCTCGAGTCTGCCGCCAAAGCGCGTGAGCAAGTGAGCGAGCTTGATTGGCAAACCCTCTACCCGCTGATTGAAAGAGGTGTAATGCGCACTTTGAAAGGGTTTCAGTGGTCTAGCGATGCCCGCTTAAAACAAGCTTCTTGGTTGCGCATGACAGAAGAACAACATGACGCTATATTACAACAAGTGAAAGCGAAAGTTTTGCTGCTGATGGCGAAATCTGGGTTAATACGTCAATTTCCTTATCAGCGACGCTTAGCTAATATAGCTGATCACGAATTGATAGAAGTTGAAGGCGGCCATCATTTTCATATGCAATACCCTGAAGAAACCGCTCATTTAATCCAGCAGTTTTTAGACTAA
- a CDS encoding PhnD/SsuA/transferrin family substrate-binding protein: MALDSNTIELKIGGVPEHFNLPWRITIESGVLQKHSIKASWHDFHGGTGAMVKALNAGEVDVATLLTEGAVKALADKDCQFELFSFYTKTPLIWGVHTPANSAIKSLSDIKNATFVISRYGSGSHLMAYLLAESLGFDSDDLKFEIAHNLDGARELFRSGANHVFLWEKFMTKPYVDNGEMRLIDDFPTPWSCFVTCVNKSVLNKHPKQIKQLMKQVLKTARQLKQSPITPKLIASHYQLQLKDVKTWLAATQWQKHKKLDMKLIKKVEAKLRQLNVI, translated from the coding sequence ATGGCGTTAGATTCAAACACAATCGAGTTGAAAATTGGCGGCGTCCCCGAGCATTTTAATTTACCTTGGCGTATAACCATTGAATCGGGAGTCTTACAAAAACATTCGATCAAAGCCAGTTGGCACGACTTTCATGGTGGCACAGGCGCTATGGTCAAAGCGCTCAATGCAGGCGAAGTAGACGTTGCAACTCTATTGACAGAGGGTGCGGTGAAAGCCCTAGCAGATAAAGATTGTCAATTTGAGTTATTTTCCTTTTACACCAAAACGCCTTTAATTTGGGGCGTGCATACTCCCGCTAATTCTGCCATAAAATCTCTTTCCGATATTAAGAATGCTACTTTTGTCATCAGTCGCTACGGCTCCGGATCTCATTTAATGGCTTACTTGCTAGCAGAGTCGTTAGGTTTTGACAGTGACGATTTAAAGTTTGAAATTGCTCATAATCTCGATGGTGCACGGGAACTCTTTCGCTCGGGAGCTAATCACGTGTTTCTTTGGGAAAAGTTTATGACTAAACCCTATGTAGATAATGGCGAGATGCGCTTAATTGATGATTTTCCAACACCTTGGTCTTGTTTTGTCACCTGCGTTAATAAATCGGTGCTTAACAAGCACCCTAAACAGATTAAGCAGCTGATGAAGCAGGTGTTAAAAACTGCTCGACAACTCAAGCAGTCGCCAATCACTCCAAAATTGATAGCCAGTCACTATCAATTACAGCTGAAAGATGTCAAAACTTGGTTAGCGGCAACCCAGTGGCAAAAGCATAAAAAGCTCGATATGAAACTAATTAAGAAGGTTGAAGCAAAGCTACGGCAGCTTAACGTTATCTAA
- a CDS encoding biopolymer transporter ExbD has product MWLKKRKEELQINLTPLIDVVFLLLIFFMVSTSFKKETKISLDLPQASGEVLEAKPESLEINVTQQGDVFVNGQTVINRQLVSIKEAIASVSSDPNIQVIISADAQAPYQAVISVMDAAGQLGYSNLTLATQQAEKSND; this is encoded by the coding sequence ATGTGGCTTAAAAAGCGCAAAGAAGAATTACAAATTAACTTAACGCCCTTAATTGATGTGGTTTTCTTGTTATTGATTTTTTTCATGGTTTCCACCAGCTTTAAAAAAGAAACCAAAATCAGTCTTGATTTACCGCAAGCATCGGGGGAAGTCTTGGAGGCTAAACCAGAATCATTGGAAATTAATGTGACTCAGCAAGGTGATGTTTTCGTTAATGGCCAGACGGTAATCAATCGACAGCTAGTGTCGATTAAGGAAGCCATTGCATCTGTCTCCTCCGATCCCAATATACAGGTCATTATTAGTGCGGATGCTCAAGCACCTTATCAAGCCGTAATCAGCGTTATGGACGCTGCGGGACAGCTTGGCTATAGCAACCTAACGCTGGCAACGCAACAGGCCGAAAAGAGCAATGACTGA
- the lpxK gene encoding tetraacyldisaccharide 4'-kinase, whose amino-acid sequence MAVSKTQQFFESIWYVKKSWWLYLFYPLHWLLALLVILRRACYKLGIFNSAKPNVPVIVIGNINVGGTGKTPLAIHLLKFLKAEGFKPGLVTRGYGGQSEQYPIVVEQTSKPCQVGDEPKLIFNNTQSPVVVDRQRARGAQKLVDEFSCDLILCDDGLQHYALQRDIEILVVDAERQFGNGLLMPLGPLREPVSRASQTDLTVVNGDTMQLNPAKLRSVKDRSEIELKLQGSITAIAAIGNPQRFYNTLTQLGYEFSSQSFADHHHFSPEDFENIEGSIIMTEKDAVKCQEFANDNCYYLPVTAQLAPELSTNLLNLIRQKAV is encoded by the coding sequence ATGGCCGTTAGTAAAACCCAGCAATTTTTTGAATCCATTTGGTATGTAAAAAAATCTTGGTGGCTGTATTTGTTCTATCCTTTGCACTGGCTACTAGCATTGCTGGTAATCTTACGTCGCGCCTGCTACAAACTAGGTATTTTTAACTCTGCAAAGCCTAATGTGCCAGTGATTGTTATTGGCAACATTAATGTTGGCGGCACGGGTAAAACACCGCTGGCGATCCATCTTTTGAAGTTTCTAAAAGCCGAAGGTTTCAAACCAGGTCTAGTAACGCGCGGTTATGGTGGCCAAAGCGAGCAATATCCGATAGTGGTTGAACAAACCTCTAAACCTTGCCAAGTGGGTGATGAACCGAAATTAATTTTCAACAATACCCAAAGCCCTGTCGTGGTCGATAGGCAAAGAGCTCGTGGGGCGCAAAAATTGGTGGATGAGTTTTCCTGCGATTTAATTCTGTGTGATGACGGTTTGCAGCATTATGCTTTGCAACGTGATATTGAAATCTTAGTGGTAGATGCAGAGCGTCAGTTTGGTAACGGTCTCTTGATGCCGTTGGGGCCGCTACGAGAACCCGTTAGCCGCGCGTCACAAACTGATTTGACGGTTGTCAATGGCGACACTATGCAGCTTAATCCTGCCAAACTACGCTCAGTAAAGGATCGTTCAGAAATAGAATTAAAGCTACAAGGTTCCATTACCGCTATCGCGGCGATCGGCAACCCGCAACGCTTTTATAACACTTTAACTCAGCTTGGTTACGAATTTAGCAGTCAGTCCTTTGCCGATCATCATCATTTTAGTCCCGAAGATTTTGAAAATATTGAGGGGAGTATTATTATGACGGAAAAAGATGCGGTAAAATGTCAGGAATTTGCCAATGATAACTGTTATTACTTACCCGTTACTGCGCAGCTAGCGCCAGAGCTGAGCACAAATTTACTTAATTTAATTCGCCAAAAGGCTGTATAA
- the msbA gene encoding lipid A export permease/ATP-binding protein MsbA — MTESETTELNNKPEQVYKGGQVYKRILGYSKRYKWAIMIAILANIFYALIETSFVNAIQYLDVAIENKDRYTLLVKTPIIIIGAIFVRGIFNFIATYSMGWAGRKVIQDLREELFAHYIYQPTKFFTDKAPGTLLSTLTFNIEQIAFASSKAITTMLRSGGMVLFALMYMLIISWRLTLFILVLTPVVAFVVNVSAKRFKKVSKGIQNSIGEVTKTTEETIRGQEVIKIFGGQQRTIEKFSKATNANRNQDMKLVAAQGLSSPTIQTIAGIGFAAIVYFGGKQIVDGYMEGAQFISYVALMALILKPLRDLSNINSQLQRGIAGAQSVFEILDQEGERNVGTLTLDNTKGEVSFKEVSFGYNPNDELVLKNVSFDVAATKTLALVGRSGSGKSTITHLLPRLYDIETGVISIDGQNIYDVKLDSLRQQIAIVSQNVVLFNDSVRNNIAYGTSAKADESQIIEAAENANAWEFIQTLPQGLDTNIGDNGSLLSGGQRQRIAIARAILKDAPILILDEATSALDTESERHIQNALENLMQNRTTIVVAHRLSTIENADEILVINQGEVVERGDHQSLLDLKGEYFRLHQMQFSD, encoded by the coding sequence ATGACTGAGTCTGAAACAACAGAGCTAAACAACAAGCCCGAACAAGTTTATAAGGGTGGGCAAGTCTATAAACGCATCCTTGGTTATAGTAAGCGCTATAAATGGGCTATCATGATCGCAATTTTAGCCAATATTTTTTATGCGCTAATTGAAACCTCTTTTGTTAATGCCATTCAATATTTGGATGTAGCAATAGAAAACAAAGATCGCTACACACTACTGGTCAAAACCCCCATTATTATCATTGGCGCTATTTTTGTGCGCGGTATTTTTAATTTTATTGCCACCTACAGCATGGGCTGGGCTGGTCGCAAGGTTATCCAAGACTTACGAGAAGAACTGTTCGCACATTACATTTATCAACCAACAAAGTTCTTTACCGATAAAGCTCCCGGAACTTTACTTTCAACCTTAACATTTAATATCGAGCAGATTGCCTTCGCCAGTTCTAAGGCGATCACTACCATGCTTCGCTCGGGCGGTATGGTGCTGTTTGCGCTTATGTATATGCTAATTATTAGTTGGCGTTTAACCTTGTTTATTTTAGTACTCACGCCGGTGGTTGCTTTTGTGGTTAATGTCAGTGCTAAACGTTTCAAGAAAGTCAGTAAAGGCATTCAAAACTCAATAGGTGAAGTCACCAAAACCACGGAAGAAACCATTCGCGGCCAAGAAGTGATTAAAATTTTTGGTGGTCAACAAAGAACCATTGAAAAGTTTTCTAAAGCGACTAATGCAAACCGTAACCAAGACATGAAGTTAGTGGCAGCGCAGGGGTTATCCTCTCCGACCATTCAAACCATCGCCGGTATTGGCTTTGCTGCCATTGTGTATTTTGGTGGTAAGCAGATTGTTGATGGCTATATGGAGGGCGCGCAGTTTATTAGTTATGTGGCGCTGATGGCATTAATCCTAAAACCGCTACGAGATTTATCGAACATAAACTCCCAATTACAACGCGGGATCGCTGGCGCGCAAAGTGTTTTTGAAATTTTAGACCAAGAAGGGGAGAGGAATGTTGGCACTCTCACCCTTGATAATACCAAAGGCGAAGTCAGCTTTAAAGAGGTTAGCTTTGGTTATAATCCCAACGATGAGCTGGTATTAAAAAACGTCAGCTTTGATGTTGCCGCCACTAAAACTTTGGCCTTAGTTGGGCGTTCAGGCAGTGGCAAAAGCACCATTACCCACCTTTTGCCAAGACTTTATGATATTGAAACGGGCGTTATCAGTATTGACGGACAAAATATTTACGATGTTAAGCTCGATTCTTTGCGTCAACAAATTGCTATCGTTTCGCAAAATGTGGTTTTGTTTAACGATAGCGTGCGAAATAACATTGCCTACGGCACTTCAGCAAAAGCTGATGAATCGCAAATTATTGAAGCGGCTGAAAATGCTAATGCTTGGGAATTTATCCAAACCTTGCCGCAAGGCTTGGATACTAATATTGGCGATAACGGCTCCTTATTGTCAGGCGGCCAGCGCCAACGCATTGCCATCGCTCGAGCAATTTTAAAAGATGCGCCAATTTTAATTTTGGATGAAGCCACTTCAGCGCTGGATACTGAGTCGGAGCGTCATATTCAAAATGCATTGGAAAACCTTATGCAAAATCGCACCACGATTGTAGTGGCGCACCGTCTATCGACCATCGAAAATGCTGATGAAATTTTAGTTATAAACCAAGGCGAAGTGGTGGAGCGGGGTGATCATCAAAGCCTGCTCGACTTAAAAGGCGAATATTTTCGACTACACCAAATGCAATTTAGCGATTAA
- a CDS encoding transglutaminase family protein, producing MQKPKLIWVLTALLIVTGLAALFYWQHHSKQETSSLWQPESVQPFKQWYQINWQKQAVGWASIELLKGDKHISIIEEDLIEGRVQGQRLKFQFKRRLNFAKKAPYNLVSGQIYSNEPQLLIEKNFQNHKQLLVDIKRNTRSEQKKLKAVKYSLNDYFRVRQFIEQAPLENDLLIVKELNSDDFGLHYSRYQVQQVKSNNQPYFQLIHQLQNSNQANDAYQSEADFQFFSADGVMIKRQRANGISFVASEGKVSLNPEMQRDLYLGSGILIDKPLGDPRKVKSLELSLNGADIKILQGHPALTIDNSRLVNDAGQQYPAPQAVLQATSHRKIASIARAKVETLKGGQAKTKRLLEFVHNYLTYKVLPASFNLDDILVNRIGDCTEHALLLTEMLNSVGIPAREVSGLIYLGDDKQRFGGHVWVEAYFDGKWHGIDPTWNLFELTATHIPLAIGSEKSPKILSKASQLSFRLEKVDYIP from the coding sequence ATGCAAAAGCCTAAACTTATTTGGGTGCTAACGGCGCTGCTAATAGTTACAGGATTAGCGGCGCTTTTTTATTGGCAGCACCATTCAAAACAAGAAACTAGCTCGCTATGGCAGCCCGAGTCAGTACAGCCGTTTAAGCAGTGGTATCAAATCAACTGGCAAAAGCAGGCAGTGGGTTGGGCTAGCATCGAATTGCTTAAGGGTGATAAGCACATTAGCATTATCGAAGAAGATTTGATCGAGGGCAGGGTGCAAGGACAAAGACTCAAGTTTCAATTTAAGCGTCGATTGAACTTTGCTAAGAAAGCGCCCTATAATCTAGTATCTGGTCAGATTTATTCCAACGAACCGCAGTTGCTAATTGAGAAAAACTTTCAAAATCATAAGCAACTGCTGGTCGATATCAAGCGCAATACTCGAAGCGAGCAAAAAAAATTAAAAGCCGTTAAATATAGCTTAAATGATTATTTCCGTGTCAGACAATTTATCGAACAAGCTCCTCTGGAAAATGATTTATTGATCGTTAAAGAACTTAACTCGGATGATTTTGGCTTGCATTATTCTCGATATCAAGTGCAGCAAGTAAAAAGTAACAACCAGCCGTATTTTCAACTGATCCATCAATTACAAAACTCTAACCAAGCAAATGATGCTTATCAGTCTGAAGCCGATTTTCAATTTTTTAGTGCCGATGGCGTTATGATTAAGAGGCAAAGGGCCAACGGCATTAGTTTTGTAGCAAGCGAAGGCAAAGTGAGTCTAAACCCTGAAATGCAGCGTGATTTGTATTTAGGCTCAGGGATACTGATCGATAAACCGCTTGGCGATCCGCGAAAAGTCAAGTCGCTGGAGCTTTCCTTAAACGGCGCTGATATTAAAATCTTACAAGGGCACCCAGCGCTAACTATTGACAATAGCCGATTGGTTAATGACGCAGGACAACAGTATCCAGCGCCACAAGCAGTGTTGCAAGCAACTAGTCATCGAAAAATTGCAAGTATCGCTCGTGCAAAGGTTGAAACACTCAAGGGTGGGCAAGCTAAAACCAAAAGGTTGCTAGAATTTGTGCATAACTATTTAACCTACAAAGTTCTACCAGCGAGCTTTAATCTTGACGATATTCTGGTTAATCGAATCGGAGATTGCACCGAGCACGCCTTGCTACTGACAGAAATGCTCAATTCGGTAGGTATTCCTGCGCGTGAAGTGAGCGGCCTTATCTATCTTGGCGACGACAAGCAGCGTTTTGGCGGTCATGTCTGGGTTGAGGCTTATTTTGACGGTAAATGGCACGGTATCGATCCGACCTGGAACCTTTTTGAATTAACTGCGACCCATATACCGCTTGCCATTGGCTCTGAAAAGAGTCCTAAAATCTTATCAAAAGCATCACAACTGAGTTTTCGTCTCGAAAAAGTTGATTATATACCGTAA
- a CDS encoding YcgN family cysteine cluster protein — protein MAAFWLDTPMDQMTAQQWESLCDGCAKCCRMQFVDEEEELLMQTDVVCYLLDESSLQCTDYANRTSLVPDCMQISPENIKEFYWLPETCGYRRVAAGKDLPEWHHLKSGSRELIHELGFSVKGKVTPEQLLAGEDIEDRIISWIPIEE, from the coding sequence ATGGCTGCATTCTGGCTCGATACACCAATGGATCAAATGACTGCCCAACAGTGGGAGTCATTATGTGATGGCTGCGCAAAATGTTGTCGTATGCAGTTTGTGGATGAAGAGGAAGAACTCTTGATGCAAACGGACGTAGTTTGCTATCTGCTGGATGAATCTTCATTGCAATGTACCGATTATGCTAACCGAACGAGTTTGGTTCCCGATTGCATGCAGATCAGTCCTGAGAATATTAAAGAATTTTATTGGTTACCGGAAACTTGTGGTTATCGTCGGGTGGCTGCGGGAAAAGACTTGCCTGAATGGCATCACCTCAAGTCTGGCAGTCGCGAGCTTATTCATGAATTAGGCTTCAGCGTTAAAGGTAAGGTAACTCCTGAGCAGCTGCTAGCAGGTGAAGATATCGAGGACAGAATCATTTCCTGGATCCCAATCGAAGAGTAG
- a CDS encoding YcgL domain-containing protein, with protein sequence MLSSIYKSAKRPDTYLYVPYQADLADLPETLMAMWGEPELVMHLDLDKKHKLALADINEVKSKLNEEGYYLQMPPSEEDLSRLIQSANKSKS encoded by the coding sequence ATGTTAAGTAGCATTTATAAAAGTGCAAAACGACCCGATACCTACCTTTATGTACCTTACCAAGCGGATTTGGCCGATTTGCCAGAAACGCTAATGGCGATGTGGGGAGAACCAGAGTTAGTGATGCACCTTGATTTGGATAAAAAACACAAGTTAGCCTTGGCTGATATTAACGAAGTAAAATCCAAGTTAAACGAGGAGGGGTATTATCTGCAAATGCCACCTTCAGAAGAGGATTTGAGTCGGCTAATTCAATCTGCTAATAAGTCTAAATCGTAA